In Silene latifolia isolate original U9 population chromosome X, ASM4854445v1, whole genome shotgun sequence, the following proteins share a genomic window:
- the LOC141622133 gene encoding uncharacterized protein LOC141622133 has translation MDSPKSIQSPLQIFLRSPFLHPQSQIQTLTLNQTISDLKSTIFPNSLQNDTVFFSLNGKTLPDSATVQTLNLRPWSTLTAHVKAAGGGGDGGATGAESRDCYLNMYAEKKPEKGDPNEKRVSKWTTCALSYEPLKPPCVVDRLGNVFNKEALVKALLGKNLPEGFRHIKGLKDMITIHLSVEESDSGSPRFQCPITGLEFNGKYKFVVLTKCGHVLSVKALKEIKTTSCLVCHSEFNDCYPDKIVINGSDEEVAAMREIVEEEQRSKAKPTKKKKKDGEINGNASKRFKAVDNAPAHANKEVYASIFTSSRKSEFKETYSCRSLPLGRN, from the coding sequence ATGGATTCCCCCAAATCAATTCAATCACCGCTCCAAATCTTCCTCCGATCACCCTTCCTCCATCCCCAATCCCAAAtccaaaccctaaccctaaatcaAACAATCTCCGATCTCAAATCCACCATATTCCCCAATTCCCTTCAAAACGACACCGTCTTCTTTTCCCTCAACGGCAAAACCCTACCCGATTCCGCCACCgtccaaaccctaaatctccgCCCATGGTCAACCCTCACCGCCCACGTCAAAGCCGCTGGAGGAGGCGGCGATGGCGGAGCAACCGGCGCCGAATCTCGCGACTGTTACCTCAATATGTACGCCGAGAAGAAGCCCGAAAAGGGAGACCCCAATGAGAAGCGCGTGTCGAAGTGGACCACCTGTGCGTTAAGCTACGAGCCGTTGAAACCGCCTTGTGTCGTCGATCGATTAGGTAACGTGTTTAACAAGGAAGCTCTGGTAAAGGCTCTACTAGGGAAGAATTTACCTGAGGGATTTCGGCATATTAAGGGGCTTAAGGATATGATCACGATTCATTTATCCGTTGAGGAAAGCGATTCGGGTTCGCCTAGGTTTCAGTGTCCGATTACAGGGTTGGAGTTTAATGGAAAGTATAAGTTTGTTGTGTTGACGAAATGTGGACATGTGCTTAGTGTTAAGGCGCTAAAGGAGATTAAAACGACGTCGTGTTTAGTTTGTCATTCGGAGTTTAATGATTGTTATCCTGATAAGATTGTTATTAATGGTTCCGACGAGGAGGTGGCGGCGATGAGGGAGATTGTTGAGGAGGAGCAACGGAGTAAGGCGAAACCgacaaagaaaaagaagaaagatggCGAAATTAATGGGAATGCGAGTAAGAGATTTAAAGCTGTTGATAATGCACCTGCTCATGCTAATAAGGAAGTTTATGCTTCGATTTTTACTTCGTCTAGGAAGTCGGAATTTAAGGAGACTTACTCTTGTAGATCTCTTCCTTTAGGCCGCAATTGA
- the LOC141622136 gene encoding cytochrome P450 89A2-like yields the protein MEIWLLIIIAAFIATLLNAFFSFPSKSHRNLPPGPRGIPILSTILWFRKSSTEREQLLRDFGSKFGPITTLYSGSLPQIFISDRTLAHQALIQNGAIFADRPKAPLIGPLLRSNEYEINSAGYGPTWRLLRRNLTSNILHPSKSKDFSDARKCVLEILVNHLKNDGNGVKVIDHFRFATFSLLVFMCFGEKLEESCIREIEEVIHQPLSSFNRFQVLNSRPWLTRIFLRSRWNEMLTWRKKQDKVIIPYIQARKGLHQKEKITCYVDTLLDLEIFGDDDHVKRLLTEEEMVTACSEFLAAGYDTTSTALQWIMANLVKYPNIQAKLFEEIKGVVGKEVEEIREDELSKMPYLKAVVLEGLRRHPPFHFVIPHAVTQEVELGGYTIPRNATVNFTVAEMGWDPKEWDDPMEFKPERFVSNQGSDVEDRFDITGSRKIKMMPFGIGRRICPGLGFALHHLEYFVANLVWKFEWRVAEGKEVDFSEKQEFTIVMKNPLHAHISPRIFKQETRKKTAIVIQSYS from the coding sequence ATGGAGATATGGCTTCTAATAATAATAGCAGCATTCATTGCAACCTTGCTCAATGCATTCTTCTCTTTCCCTTCTAAATCACACCGAAACCTGCCTCCGGGCCCACGAGGCATTCCGATACTCAGCACCATACTCTGGTTCCGAAAATCATCCACTGAAAGAGAACAACTCCTCCGAGATTTTGGCTCAAAGTTCGGCCCAATAACCACGTTGTACTCGGGATCACTACCCCAAATCTTCATCTCTGATCGAACGCTAGCTCACCAAGCGTTGATACAGAACGGGGCCATCTTTGCTGATCGGCCCAAGGCACCCCTTATAGGACCTCTATTGAGAAGCAATGAGTATGAGATCAACTCTGCTGGTTATGGGCCGACATGGCGTCTCCTTCGTCGAAATTTGACTTCAAACATTCTTCATCCTTCCAAGTCTAAGGACTTTTCTGATGCTCGCAAATGCGTTCTTGAAATCCTCGTTAACCACCTGAAAAATGATGGCAATGGTGTCAAGGTGATAGACCATTTTCGGTTTGCTACATTTAGTTTGCTTGTTTTCATGTGTTTTGGTGAGAAACTAGAGGAGTCTTGTATTAGAGAGATCGAAGAAGTTATTCACCAACCATTGTCGTCTTTCAATCGCTTCCAAGTGCTCAATTCAAGGCCTTGGTTGACCCGAATTTTTCTTCGCAGCCGTTGGAATGAAATGCTCACCTGGAGGAAAAAACAGGACAAAGTGATAATTCCATACATTCAAGCTCGAAAAGGGTTGCATCAGAAGGAGAAAATTACTTGCTATGTGGATACTTTGTTAGACTTGGAGATATTCGGAGATGACGATCATGTAAAGAGGCTGCTAACTGAAGAAGAAATGGTCACGGCGTGTTCTGAATTCTTAGCCGCGGGATATGACACCACCTCAACCGCTCTGCAGTGGATTATGGCGAACCTGGTCAAGTACCCGAACATTCAGGCTAAGCTTTTCGAGGAAATTAAAGGAGTCGTTGGAAAAGAAGTAGAAGAAATTCGAGAGGATGAACTATCAAAAATGCCTTATCTTAAGGCGGTTGTATTAGAGGGGTTAAGACGACACCCTCCTTTTCACTTTGTGATACCTCATGCGGTGACCCAAGAGGTCGAGTTAGGCGGGTATACAATACCGAGGAATGCAACTGTAAACTTTACTGTTGCGGAAATGGGTTGGGATCCGAAAGAGTGGGATGATCCAATGGAATTCAAACCAGAGAGATTTGTGTCGAACCAAGGGAGTGATGTTGAAGACAGGTTTGATATAACAGGAAGTCGGAAAATAAAGATGATGCCTTTCGGGATAGGGAGAAGGATATGTCCAGGACTCGGATTTGCTCTACATCACTTGGAATACTTTGTGGCTAATTTGGTTTGGAAATTTGAATGGAGAGTTGCAGAGGGAAAAGAAGTGGATTTCTCTGAGAAACAAGAGTTTACTATTGTAATGAAGAATCCACTTCATGCCCACATTTCTCCTAGAATATTCAAGCAAGAAACCCGTAAGAAAACCGCCATTGTTATACAATCGTATTCTTGA
- the LOC141622037 gene encoding protein GAMETE EXPRESSED 1-like — MGNRVFVLFVLTFLAFPSDVRSWSGWFSSSTQSTPPPSGDQRSNNKEWSSNGLVAEFSVEGMNDPKAVELIENARRKLGGSNPCWFNAYQNLFSSCSEIFAAEEKRSRLAWLLSDCFQRDSGRDSFPKCDSNSKMVDCLRKLKDHEHRTYLEFYLSTNSICHQLQSKAFKLQVENLVNDLKDSALSTEEKLESIEEKSDNLLHNSNQIQESITSVDAQTRKLGEDLKNVVGDIGVVLDQSKELKEQAHGIATSQVELVEGQGLLRVKMEENLVKVEESYYNLRENIMVLQLKAADVQKEVNKYGEALASKMHNLQGKADEIAGMTGVTVENQQELLASQSQALEGLQSLTSFQSEALQESRVTLQQIVGFAHEKHQELREQQEQLIQAHDQLASNSKSMLEAQEAFESKQASMFTAIDKLFALHNAMLLESRLIKAFVVYSLLIFVMFMFTSTKQTYSVRCRLYIGLCIAFAIECGILHFTSTEVEQKTRVRSIVKSLLCTYAVLQLLYSFITYRDYEALNHKMLGSLIDKVNSMQRKKEYCSDEESIDSEVDWPSWMDIELPEDMSINEDPEYLLPADNDRRSENSIVTSVSRKYNLRHRQY, encoded by the exons ATGGGAAATCGCGTCTTTGTTCTGTTTGTACTCACATTTCTAGCATTTCCATCAGACGTCCGATCATGGAGTGGTTGGTTCTCTTCCTCGACACAATCCACCCCACCGCCTTCTGGTGACCAACGGTCTAATAACAAGGAATGGAGTTCCAATGGGTTGGTTGCCGAGTTTTCAGTAGAAGGCATGAATGATCCAAAAGCTGTCGAGTTGATTGAAAACGCGAGGAGGAAGTTGGGAGGATCGAATCCATGCTGGTTTAACGCGTATCAGAATTTATTTTCGTCATGCTCGGAGATTTTTGCTGCAGAGGAAAAGAGAAGTAGACTTGCTTGGCTTCTGAGTGACTGTTTTCAAAGGGACTCAGGAAGGGATTCTTTTCCTAAATGTGATTCGAATAGTAAAATGGTCGATTGTCTGCGGAAATTAAAAGATCATGAACATCGGACTTACTTGGAATTCTACCTCAGTACCAATTCTATCTGTCATCAGTTACA ATCAAAGGCTTTCAAGCTTCAAGTTGAAAATTTGGTGAACGATTTAAAAGACTCAGCATTGTCAACAGAAGAAAAATTAGAATCCATAGAAGAAAAATCTGATAATCTCCTTCATAATTCTAACCAAATACAAGAATCAATAACATCAGTCGATGCACAAACCCGAAAACTGGGGGAAGATTTGAAGAATGTGGTAGGGGACATCGGCGTTGTTTTGGACCAATCCAAGGAGCTTAAAGAGCAAGCCCATGGTATTGCAACTTCTCAGGTTGAGTTGGTAGAAGGGCAGGGGTTATTGAGGGTGAAAATGGAGGAAAACTTGGTAAAAGTCGAAGAATCGTATTATAACTTGAGGGAAAACATAATGGTGTTGCAGTTAAAGGCAGCTGATGTACAGAAAGAGGTTAATAAATACGGCGAGGCGTTAGCTTCAAAGATGCATAATCTTCAAGGCAAAGCTGATGAAATTGCAGGAATGACCGGGGTTACAGTAGAGAACCAACAAGAACTTCTTGCAAGCCAATCGCAGGCACTCGAGGGTCTTCAATCTCTCACTAGTTTTCAGTCTGAAGCCCTTCAGGAGAGCAG GGTTACGCTTCAGCAGATAGTAGGATTTGCGCACGAGAAACATCAAGAGCTCAGAGAGCAACAAGAACAGCTCATACAGGCTCATGATCAGTTGGCTAGTAATTCAAAATCAATGTTGGAAGCtcag GAAGCTTTTGAGTCGAAACAAGCAAGCATGTTCACTGCAATAGATAAACTGTTTGCATTACACAATGCCATGTTACTGGAGTCAAGGCTTATCAAAGCTTTCGTCGTTTACTCCCTCCtaatctttgttatgttcatGTTTACAAGCACAAAACAGACCTACTCAGTAAGATGCAGGCTTTATATAG GTTTGTGCATTGCATTTGCGATAGAGTGTGGGATTCTGCATTTCACAAGTACTGAAGTTGAACAGAAAACTCGGGTCAGATCGATAGTCAAGTCGCTTCTTTGTACTTATGCTGTTCTTCAACTGTTATACTCTTTTATTACATACAG GGATTATGAAGCACTAAACCATAAAATGCTAGGAAGTTTGATTGATAAGGTGAATAGTATGCAAAGGAAAAAAGAGTACTGTTCCGACGAAGAGAGCATAGACAGTGAAGTAGATTGGCCTTCATGGATGGACATTGAGTTACCAGAAGATATGAGCATCAATGAAGACCCTGAATACCTTCTTCCAGCTGACAATGATCGACGGTCTGAAAACTCCATCGTCACAAGTGTTTCGAGAAAATATAATCTCAGGCATCGCCAATATTAG